One genomic region from Hyalangium ruber encodes:
- a CDS encoding NAD(P)-binding protein, translating to MATQAARLQVPSGPSRHVYDVIVMGSQVGGALAAALLAKRSHRVLLIDHDGTGTGYEHGGFVLPYVPSIAPGLKTMPVVEEAFTELGITTTVQRALRPHTPELQLILPRHRVDLHTDPTRRRGELTREFGETAEGLFSALTATASQHEASDAFFKEQPHLPPEGFFETWGLKKKIGQHPGLETHPRLSNNTPPGALLRGLLPFLTFLDEPSSPLALTRPLSQTLQAPQRYPGGNDGLRELLVRRLSELGGDVLTRENSDSYIVEELSFDGPRFAGVKLLRSDVLYRASCLVAATDSGAIRRLIKDRKRHRGLLEQLDSSSTKSILFAVNWVVPVEALPRGMGELLLVETGDKELQPLMVQVHPARTPSGKEDESLRVVCAGAFVPASVRELGEEHMQALAHRIDEQLDALMPFTKQKRVLRSAPYLDAGEVRGSRLMPHPLYSFEAEAFLGITGLKQRTPAKNILLAGREVLPGLGLEGELLSGMRAARLVQEMLKKKNPLKG from the coding sequence ATGGCGACGCAAGCAGCCAGACTCCAGGTTCCCTCCGGTCCCTCCCGGCACGTCTACGACGTGATCGTCATGGGCAGCCAGGTCGGTGGGGCGCTCGCGGCCGCGCTCCTGGCCAAGCGCAGCCACCGGGTGCTGCTCATTGATCACGACGGCACGGGCACCGGCTACGAGCACGGCGGCTTCGTGCTGCCCTACGTCCCCTCCATTGCCCCGGGCCTCAAGACGATGCCCGTGGTGGAGGAGGCGTTCACCGAGCTGGGCATCACCACCACGGTGCAGCGCGCCCTGCGCCCCCACACCCCCGAGCTGCAGCTGATCCTCCCGCGCCACCGGGTGGACCTGCACACCGACCCCACCCGCCGCCGGGGGGAGCTGACGCGCGAGTTCGGAGAGACGGCCGAGGGCCTCTTCTCCGCGCTCACCGCCACCGCCAGCCAGCACGAGGCGAGCGATGCCTTCTTCAAGGAGCAGCCGCACCTGCCCCCCGAGGGCTTCTTCGAGACGTGGGGCCTGAAGAAGAAGATCGGCCAGCACCCGGGCCTGGAGACGCACCCCCGGCTGTCCAACAACACCCCGCCCGGAGCGCTGCTGCGCGGGCTGCTGCCCTTCCTCACCTTCCTGGACGAGCCCTCCTCGCCGCTGGCGCTCACCCGGCCCCTGTCCCAGACGCTCCAGGCGCCCCAACGCTACCCGGGCGGCAACGATGGCCTGCGCGAGCTGCTCGTCAGGCGCCTGTCCGAGCTGGGCGGCGACGTGCTCACCCGAGAGAACTCCGACAGCTACATCGTCGAGGAGCTCTCCTTTGATGGGCCCCGCTTCGCCGGAGTGAAGCTCCTGCGCTCGGACGTGCTCTACCGGGCCTCGTGCCTGGTGGCGGCCACGGACTCGGGGGCGATCCGGCGGCTGATCAAGGACCGCAAGCGGCACCGCGGCCTGCTGGAGCAACTGGACTCTTCCTCCACCAAGTCCATCCTCTTCGCGGTGAACTGGGTGGTGCCGGTGGAAGCCCTGCCCCGAGGCATGGGCGAGTTGCTCCTGGTGGAGACCGGAGACAAGGAGCTGCAGCCGCTCATGGTCCAGGTACACCCGGCCCGCACGCCCAGTGGCAAGGAGGACGAGTCGCTGCGCGTGGTGTGCGCCGGAGCCTTCGTGCCCGCCAGCGTGCGCGAGCTGGGCGAGGAGCACATGCAGGCCCTGGCCCACCGCATCGATGAGCAGCTCGACGCGCTGATGCCCTTCACCAAGCAGAAGCGGGTGCTGCGCTCGGCCCCTTACCTGGACGCCGGGGAGGTTCGCGGCAGCCGGCTGATGCCCCATCCGCTCTACTCCTTCGAGGCGGAAGCCTTCCTGGGGATCACGGGGTTGAAGCAGCGCACGCCGGCGAAGAACATCCTCCTCGCCGGCCGCGAGGTGCTGCCCGGCCTGGGGCTGGAGGGCGAGCTCCTTTCAGGGATGCGCGCCGCGCGGCTCGTGCAGGAGATGCTCAAGAAGAAGAATCCCCTCAAGGGATAG
- the rpmB gene encoding 50S ribosomal protein L28, which produces MAWKCDICGKRPLVGNNVSHANNKTKRRTLPNLQKVRANVEGRTERVLACTRCIKAGKVVKAA; this is translated from the coding sequence ATGGCGTGGAAGTGTGACATCTGTGGGAAGAGGCCGCTGGTGGGCAACAACGTCTCCCACGCGAACAACAAGACCAAGCGTCGGACCCTGCCGAACCTCCAGAAGGTTCGGGCCAACGTCGAGGGCCGCACGGAGCGCGTTCTGGCCTGCACCCGCTGCATCAAAGCGGGCAAGGTGGTGAAGGCCGCTTAG
- a CDS encoding GNAT family N-acetyltransferase: MLELRTARLLLRPFHTSDEEALFHLWNEPQVRRYLWDDQPVAREVVREQVTVSEQDFRERGFGEFGLFLAERPGALMGFCGLRCIDGGEDVELLYGLLPAFWGRGLATEAAQAVLRFAFEQVGLRELWAGADFGNTASLRCLHRLGMTDAGVRRVGPEQLPAQYYRLRRLDFAASAGA, encoded by the coding sequence ATGCTGGAACTCCGCACGGCTCGCCTTCTGCTCCGTCCCTTCCACACGAGTGACGAAGAGGCGCTCTTCCACCTCTGGAACGAGCCGCAGGTGCGCCGCTACCTCTGGGATGATCAGCCCGTCGCCCGTGAGGTCGTCCGGGAGCAGGTCACCGTGAGCGAGCAGGACTTCCGAGAGCGGGGCTTCGGGGAGTTCGGTCTCTTCCTGGCCGAGCGTCCGGGAGCGCTCATGGGCTTCTGCGGGCTCCGCTGCATCGACGGTGGCGAGGACGTCGAGTTGCTCTACGGCCTCCTGCCCGCCTTCTGGGGCCGGGGGCTGGCGACCGAGGCGGCCCAGGCCGTGCTCCGCTTCGCCTTCGAGCAGGTGGGACTGCGGGAACTCTGGGCAGGGGCCGACTTCGGCAACACCGCTTCCCTGCGCTGCCTCCACCGCCTGGGGATGACCGACGCGGGCGTGCGGCGCGTAGGGCCCGAGCAGCTTCCCGCCCAGTACTATCGCCTGCGGAGGCTGGACTTCGCCGCGAGTGCGGGGGCCTGA
- the murQ gene encoding N-acetylmuramic acid 6-phosphate etherase, with translation MGKSRPSSLALPPTERLHPLADDLDLLSIEAIVRRLHQEDLAAVRAVRTALPSLAEAARAVADALRVGGRLLYVGAGTSGRLGVLDASECPPTFGTPPSRVQAHIAGGRRALTRAVEGAEDDQSAGAKAVRRFRAGPKDVVCGISASASTPYVLGALEEARKRGARTVLVCCNPPGERARAEILILAPTGPELVAGSTRLKAGTATKLILNALTTAAFVSLGKVYRGRMVDVRPANAKLQARAARMVAELTELPAPEARRLLEAAEGSVKVAVAMHFTGLGPKEVRGKLRTQTLRTLVNARKPGARRNAPSRKRSQRA, from the coding sequence GTGGGAAAGTCGCGTCCGAGCTCGCTCGCGCTCCCGCCCACCGAGCGGCTTCACCCCCTGGCGGATGATCTGGATCTCCTCTCCATCGAGGCGATCGTCCGTCGGTTGCATCAAGAAGACCTGGCGGCTGTCCGAGCGGTCCGTACCGCGCTGCCTTCCCTGGCGGAAGCGGCACGGGCCGTAGCGGATGCGTTGCGGGTCGGAGGCCGGCTGCTCTACGTGGGCGCCGGCACCAGTGGGCGACTCGGAGTGCTCGACGCGAGCGAGTGCCCCCCCACCTTTGGCACCCCACCCTCTCGAGTCCAAGCCCACATCGCCGGAGGCCGCCGGGCGCTGACCCGCGCCGTGGAGGGCGCGGAGGATGATCAATCCGCCGGAGCCAAGGCGGTGCGCCGCTTCCGGGCCGGGCCCAAGGACGTGGTGTGCGGCATCTCCGCCAGCGCGTCCACGCCCTACGTGCTCGGAGCGTTGGAGGAGGCGCGGAAGCGTGGGGCGCGGACGGTGCTCGTCTGCTGCAACCCGCCTGGAGAGCGTGCGCGGGCGGAAATCCTGATCCTGGCGCCGACGGGGCCCGAGCTGGTGGCGGGCTCCACCCGCTTGAAGGCGGGCACGGCCACCAAGCTGATCCTCAACGCGCTGACCACGGCGGCCTTCGTGTCCCTGGGCAAGGTGTACCGGGGGCGGATGGTGGACGTGCGGCCTGCGAACGCGAAGCTCCAGGCCCGCGCGGCGCGGATGGTGGCGGAGCTGACGGAGCTGCCCGCCCCCGAGGCGCGCCGGCTGCTGGAGGCGGCGGAGGGCTCGGTGAAGGTGGCGGTCGCGATGCACTTCACGGGGTTGGGGCCGAAGGAGGTCCGCGGGAAGCTGAGGACCCAGACCCTGCGCACCCTGGTCAATGCCAGGAAGCCAGGGGCCCGAAGGAATGCCCCCTCGCGCAAACGTTCCCAGCGAGCGTGA